ATTATTTACGCCTGCTGACCATCGCGGCCGAGCAAGCCAACGCGTTCCTGTCCAATGCCCGCAAATGGGAGCGTGAGCGTTGGGTCTGCCAGCGCCTGCTGCAAGGCCTGAACATTCCTTACCGGGCCGACGAGTTCGCGCCTGCTGGCGAGCCGCCGGACGTGCTGTTTCGTGATGCCAATTTCGAGGTGTTTTTCGTTCTCGATGAAGGCCGCCGACTCAACGACGAATGGCGTGACGAATTGCAGCGGCGACGCAGTGCGTTTTCCCTTAGCCAACTGGTACGCCGCGAAGCCAAGCCGCGACGGATTCCGGCCAATGAATTCCTGCTCAGACTGGCGCCGACCTTGCGCAAGAAAGCCCACAACTACAAGGAGCGCGGCATGGATCTGGGCGAATTGGATATCATCGCCTTCGCCAGCCTCAAGCGCGAAGTGCTGGACCTCAACAGCCACTTTCCGCCACCGACCGAATACTTGCGTCAGGGCTGGCGCTCGCTGTCCCTTGTCGGCCCGACATTCGCCCGCGTGCTGTTCGCCCACCCCGATGCACCGGACTTTCTACG
The sequence above is drawn from the Pseudomonas sp. FP2196 genome and encodes:
- a CDS encoding DUF1780 domain-containing protein; the encoded protein is MDDSDYLRLLTIAAEQANAFLSNARKWERERWVCQRLLQGLNIPYRADEFAPAGEPPDVLFRDANFEVFFVLDEGRRLNDEWRDELQRRRSAFSLSQLVRREAKPRRIPANEFLLRLAPTLRKKAHNYKERGMDLGELDIIAFASLKREVLDLNSHFPPPTEYLRQGWRSLSLVGPTFARVLFAHPDAPDFLRSNLGRSIVFDVGISL